A region of Aquila chrysaetos chrysaetos chromosome 13, bAquChr1.4, whole genome shotgun sequence DNA encodes the following proteins:
- the PARP1 gene encoding poly [ADP-ribose] polymerase 1, whose translation MAEPAEKLYRAEYAKSGRASCKKCGESIAKDSLRLALMVQSPMFDGKVPHWHHYSCFWKRARIVSHADIDGFPELRWEDQEKIKKAIETGGPGGGKGGEQEGGGKAEKSLNDFAAEYAKSNRSTCKGCEQKIEKGQIRISKKMVHPEKPQLGMIDNWYHPDCFVSRRAELGFLPAYGATQLLGFSILKAEDKETLKKQLPATKSEGKRKGEEVDGNVTAKKKQKKEKEKESKQEKQLKEQTELIWGIKDELRKVCSTNDLKELLIANKQEVPSGENAILDRVADGMAFGALLPCEECKGQFVFKSDAYYCSGDITAWTKCVAKTQTPNRKDWVIPKEFREIPYLKKFKCKKQDRVFPPDAATVNSVPPPSSSAPLTETVSAPRDKPLTNMKILVLGKLSKNKEEVKSIVEDLGGKMTTTANKATLCISTQKDVEKMSKKMEEVKEAKVRVVSEEFLQDVKSSSKDFQELVSLYALSPWGAEVKMEHEEMAVDGKCSKPPSTKSAGKVKEEQGPSKSEKKMKLTVKGGAAVDPDSGLEDSAHVFEKGGKIFSATLGLVDIVKGTNSYYKLQLLEDDRENRYWVFRSWGRVGTVIGSNKLEQMPSKEDAVEHFLNLYEEKTGNSWHSKNFTKYPKKFYPLEIDYGQDEEAVRKLTVGAGTKSKLAKPIQDLIKMIFDVESMKKAMVEFEIDLQKMPLGKLSKRQIQSAYSILNEVQQAVSDSGSESQILDLSNRFYTLIPHDFGMKKPPLLNNLEYIQAKVQMLDNLLDIEVAYSLLRGGNEDGDKDPIDINYEKLRTDIKVVDKDSEEAKIIKQYVKNTHAATHNAYDLKVVDIFRIEREGETQRYKPFKQLHNRQLLWHGSRTTNFAGILSQGLRIAPPEAPVTGYMFGKGIYFADMVSKSANYCHTSQADPIGLILLGEVALGNMYELKNASHITKLPKGKHSVKGLGKTAPDPTATTTLGGVEVPLGNGISTGINDTCLLYNEYIVYDVAQVNLKYLLKLKFNYKTSLW comes from the exons ATGGCGGAGCCGGCGGAGAAGCTGTACCGGGCGGAGTACGCCAAGAGCGGCCGCGCTTCCTGCAAGAAATGCGGCGAGAGCATCGCCAAGGACTCGCTGCGCCTGGCCCTCATGGTGCAG tCGCCCATGTTTGATGGCAAAGTTCCTCACTGGCACCACTACAGCTGCTTCTGGAAGCGGGCTCGAATTGTGTCCCATGCAGACATTGATGGCTTCCCTGAGCTCCGGTGGGAAGATCaggaaaaaatcaagaaagCCATTGAAACTGGAGGCCCTGGAGGAG GAAAAGGAGGGGAACAGGAAGGAGGTGGCAAGGCTGAGAAGAGCCTAAACGACTTTGCTGCAGAATATGCCAAGTCTAACAGAAGTACTTGCAAAGGCTgtgaacagaaaatagaaaag GGCCAGATTCGGATTTCCAAGAAGATGGTGCATCCTGAAAAGCCGCAGCTGGGAATGATAGATAACTGGTACCATCCAGACTGCTTTGTGAGCCGCCGAGCAGAGCTGGGTTTCCTCCCGGCATACGGGGCCACCCAGCTCCTGGGCTTCAGCATCTTGAAAGCTGAAGATAAAGAAACTCTTAAGAAGCAGCTCCCGGCTACCAAGAGTGAAGG aaagagaaaaggagaagaggtaGATGGAAATGTgactgcaaaaaagaaacagaagaaagaaaaagagaaagaatcaaagcaggaaaaacagctgaag GAGCAGACAGAGCTGATCTGGGGCATCAAGGATGAGCTGAGGAAGGTCTGCTCCACTAATGACCTGAAAGAGCTGCTGATCGCCAACAAGCAGGAAGTTCCTTCAGGGGAGAATGCG ATTTTGGACCGAGTAGCAGATGGGATGGCGTTTGGAGCTCTGCTTCCCTGTGAGGAGTGTAAGGGGCAGTTTGTGTTCAAGAGTGACGCATACTACTGTTCAGGGGATATTACTGCCTGGACTAAGTGTGTTGCTAAAACGCAGACTCCCAACAGGAAGGACTGGGTAATCCCAAAG GAGTTTCGGGAAATTCCTTACCTGAAGAAATTTAAGTGTAAGAAGCAGGACAGGGTATTCCCTCCAGATGCTGCGACTGTGAACTCTgtgcctcctccctcctcatctGCTCCTTTGACAGAGACTGTGTCCGCACCCAGAG ACAAACCACTGACCAACATGAAGATCCTGGTTCTTGGAAAACTGTCAAAGAACAAGGAGGAGGTGAAGAGCATTGTGGAGGACCTGGGAGGAAAGATGACAACAACAGCTAACAAGGCTACCCTGTGCATCAGCACACAGA AGGATGTGGAGAAAATGAGCAAGAAGATGGAAGAAGTGAAGGAGGCCAAAGTCCGTGTGGTCTCAGAGGAGTTTCTTCAGGATGTGAAATCCTCCAGCAAGGACTTCCAGGAGCTTGTGTCTCTCTATGCACTTTCACCTTGGGGTGCAGAGGTGAAAATGGAGCATGAGGAAATGGCCGTGGATGGGAAGTGCAGCAAGCCCCCGAGTACGAAGAGTGCTGGGAAGGTCAAAGAAGAACAAG GACCTAGcaagtctgaaaagaaaatgaagctaaCAGTTAAGGGTGGAGCGGCAGTAGATCCTGATTCTG GTTTGGAGGATTCTGCTCATGTCTTTGAAAAAGGTGGAAAGATTTTCAGTGCAACCCTGGGCCTAGTAGATATTGTGAAAGGAACAAATTCCTATTACAAACTGCAACTGCTAGAGGATGACAGAGAGAACAG ATACTGGGTATTCAGATCTTGGGGTCGCGTGGGCACTGTAATTGGGAGTAACAAGCTGGAGCAGATGCCATCAAAAGAAGATGCCGTTGAACACTTCCTGAATTTGTATGAAGAGAAAACTGGCAATTCTTGGCATTCAAAGAACTTCACTAAATATCCCAAAAAATTCTACCCACTGGAAATAGATTATGGACAG GATGAAGAAGCTGTCAGGAAACTGACAGTGGGTGCCGGGACTAAGTCAAAACTTGCTAAGCCAATCCAAGACCTTATTAAGATGATCTTTGATGTGGAGAGCATGAAGAAAGCGATGGTGGAATTTGAG ATTGACCTGCAGAAGATGCCATTGGGAAAACTGAGCAAGCGACAGATCCAGAGTGCATACTCCATCCTTAACGAGGTTCAGCAG GCGGTTTCTGACAGTGGTTCAGAATCCCAGATCTTGGACCTCTCCAACCGCTTCTACACTCTGATTCCTCATGACTTTGGGATGAAGAAACCACCTCTCCTAAATAACTTGGAATACATTCAG GCTAAAGTGCAGATGTTGGACAACTTGCTTGATATTGAGGTTGCTTACAGCCTTCTAAGAGGTGGAAATGAAGATGGAGATAAAGACCCAATTGACATCAACTATGAAAAACTTCGAACTGATATTAag GTTGTTGACAAAGATTCAGAAGAAGCCAAGATTATTAAACAATATGTGAAAAATACTCATGCTGCTACTCACAATGCATATGATCTCAAAGTCGTGGAT ATCTTCAGGATTGAGCGTGAAGGAGAGACTCAGCGTTACAAGCCATTTAAGCAGCTTCATAATCGCCAGCTGCTGTGGCATGGTTCCCGCACCACCAACTTCGCTGGTATCCTCTCACAGGGTCTCCGGATAGCTCCCCCTGAAGCTCCTGTG ACTGGCTACATGTTTGGGAAGGGCATCTATTTTGCAGACATGGTATCCAAGAGTGCCAACTACTGTCACACATCTCAAGCTGATCCCATAGGCTTAATACTACTGGGAGAAGTTGCCCTTGGAAATAT GTATGAGCTAAAGAATGCTTCTCACATAACAAAATTGCCCAAGGGAAAACACAGTGTGAAAG